The following proteins are encoded in a genomic region of Protaetiibacter sp. SSC-01:
- a CDS encoding glycosyltransferase produces MIEVPELLALDDPARATLDGLEPGERMLALGRLSREALLHPAAELELGLGGDRVRARSALGGGPAARVELALPEPPVPPAPSALRRSWRALNDRFPVLADEIAQRRLSAMMRAAAPAFRARVATERLDPVAPGAGRPAVIVGMYWLEVGGAERWALASARIVAEAGLVPILVTDQRSAHPLAAQAAALGALHLPLDDLASADADRALDALLGAFDVRGVLIHHARAVYRWLPRLAALRPDVPVIDSLHLVEWEDGGFPLLSAQHDAQITAHHVISPPLAEQLAELSGMARDRIHVATLLGVAGEVEAHRRRPFADTQTLVFVGRLVKQKRPELFIELVRRLRRSGRMPRLRAVLHGSGPAEPRIRSLVARYGLGDVIELRGSDVPVDHTFAEADCLIVTSQNEGLALTAMEGHAAGAVVISADVGAQRTLVSDALLVPRAPRRLLRDAEVAVLKLSADPAAVEAARSDQERKLEAFRDLDDATTWLRGIVSRWRIR; encoded by the coding sequence ATGATCGAGGTGCCCGAGCTCCTCGCCCTCGACGATCCCGCGCGGGCGACGCTCGACGGCCTCGAGCCCGGGGAGCGGATGCTCGCCCTCGGCCGCCTCTCGCGCGAGGCGCTGCTGCACCCCGCCGCCGAACTGGAGCTCGGGCTCGGCGGGGACCGCGTCCGCGCGCGGTCCGCCCTGGGCGGCGGCCCGGCCGCCCGCGTCGAGCTCGCGCTCCCGGAGCCGCCCGTTCCGCCCGCGCCGTCGGCGCTGCGACGCTCCTGGAGGGCCCTCAACGACCGCTTCCCCGTGCTCGCCGACGAGATCGCCCAGCGGCGGCTCAGCGCCATGATGCGTGCCGCCGCGCCGGCCTTCCGCGCGCGCGTTGCCACGGAGCGGCTCGACCCCGTCGCCCCCGGCGCCGGTCGCCCGGCCGTCATCGTCGGCATGTACTGGCTCGAGGTCGGGGGTGCTGAGCGCTGGGCGCTCGCGAGCGCACGCATCGTCGCCGAGGCGGGGCTCGTCCCCATCCTGGTGACGGATCAGCGCTCGGCGCACCCGCTCGCTGCGCAGGCCGCCGCCCTCGGCGCCCTGCACCTGCCGCTCGACGACCTCGCGTCCGCCGACGCGGATCGCGCCCTCGACGCCCTGCTCGGCGCGTTCGACGTACGGGGCGTGCTCATCCACCACGCCCGTGCCGTCTACCGCTGGCTCCCGCGCCTCGCCGCCCTGCGTCCCGACGTGCCCGTCATCGACTCGCTGCACCTCGTCGAGTGGGAGGACGGAGGCTTCCCGCTCCTCTCCGCCCAGCATGACGCGCAGATCACCGCCCACCACGTGATCTCCCCGCCGCTCGCGGAGCAGCTCGCCGAGCTGTCCGGCATGGCGCGAGATCGCATCCACGTCGCGACGCTTCTCGGCGTCGCGGGGGAGGTCGAAGCACACCGGCGTCGACCGTTCGCGGACACGCAGACGCTCGTCTTCGTCGGCAGGCTCGTGAAGCAGAAACGGCCGGAGCTCTTCATCGAGCTCGTGCGGCGGCTCCGGCGGTCGGGGCGGATGCCGCGGCTGCGCGCGGTGCTTCACGGGTCCGGCCCCGCCGAGCCCCGCATCCGCTCGCTCGTCGCGCGCTACGGCCTCGGGGACGTGATCGAGCTGCGGGGTTCCGATGTGCCGGTAGACCACACCTTCGCGGAGGCGGACTGCCTCATCGTGACCTCCCAGAATGAGGGGCTAGCGTTGACCGCGATGGAGGGTCATGCCGCGGGCGCCGTGGTCATCTCGGCGGATGTGGGGGCCCAGCGCACCCTCGTCTCGGACGCTCTGCTCGTCCCGCGGGCACCGCGGCGGTTGCTGCGCGACGCGGAGGTGGCGGTCCTGAAACTGTCCGCCGATCCCGCGGCCGTCGAGGCAGCGCGATCCGACCAGGAGCGCAAGCTCGAGGCCTTCCGTGACTTGGACGACGCCACGACGTGGCTGAGAGGAATCGTGAGCCGATGGCGGATTCGGTGA